Within Sorangiineae bacterium MSr11367, the genomic segment GGTTGATGCGCGCGAGCACGTTGAGGTTGAACGCCGCCGTGACGCCCGCGCCGTCGTTGTACGCGAGCTCCAGGACGGAGCGGTCCTTTTTGAGGTCTGCGCCGACGAGCAAGCCGCACGGGCCTCGCGCCAGCGAGCGAAGGTGCGCGAGAAAGCGGGTGGCCTCCTCCGGCGAGAGGTTTCCGATGGTGGAGCCCGGGAAGTAGAACACCAGGTTTTGCGTCGGGCGCCGGGCGCGCGGGATGTCGAAGTCTTGCGTGTAGTCTGCACATACGGGCAAGACCTCGAGCCCGCGGTCGGCGTAGGCGTCGAGGAGGAGCGCCGCGGACGAGATGAGATGTTCGCGGGCGATGTCGATGGGCACGTAGGCGGCAGGGTCGTCGAGGTAATCGAGGACCAGGCGCGTCTTGTTGCCGCTCCCGCTCCCGAGCTCGATGAGCAGCGGACGCGATCCGAGTTCGCGCGCGATCGCGCGGTTGTGGGTCCGCAAGATCGCGAGCTCGGTGCGCGTGGGGTAGTACTCGTCGAGCTCGCAGATCTCGTCGAAGAGGCGCGAGCCGCGTTCGTCGTAGAAGAACTTGCACGGAATGGCCTTTTTCTTCAGCGACAGGCCGTGCAAAACCTCGTTGCGGAACGAACTTTCGCGCGTCGGCGCGTAGTCGTAGAGCGTGAACGGGCCGATGCTCGTCGTCTTCATGCGCAATCCTCTCGTCAGGCTTTCGGGTCGGACTCGGATCGAATCAGGTCGGAGTCAGGTGAGCGTCAGGTCAAATCCCGGGCAAGACGGATGCCCGTCATTTGCCAGCGCGCGCCGGGCGGAAAGAAATTGCGGTACGTGCGTCGCAGGTGGTCCGCGGGCGAGAAGCACGAGCCTCCGCGCAGGACCATTTGGTTGCACATGAACTTGCCGTTGTATTCGCCAAGAGCTCCCGCGAGCGGCCGAAAACCTGGATAGGGTGCGTAGGCGCTACCGGTCCACTCCCAGACATCGCCGAACATCTGATGCGGACCTTTTTCCTGCGCGCCGGCATCG encodes:
- the egtD gene encoding L-histidine N(alpha)-methyltransferase; amino-acid sequence: MKTTSIGPFTLYDYAPTRESSFRNEVLHGLSLKKKAIPCKFFYDERGSRLFDEICELDEYYPTRTELAILRTHNRAIARELGSRPLLIELGSGSGNKTRLVLDYLDDPAAYVPIDIAREHLISSAALLLDAYADRGLEVLPVCADYTQDFDIPRARRPTQNLVFYFPGSTIGNLSPEEATRFLAHLRSLARGPCGLLVGADLKKDRSVLELAYNDGAGVTAAFNLNVLARINRELDADFVLDRFRHRAFYNEREGRIEMHLVSTCSQIVRVGDVTIPFIEGESILTEHSYKFSADDMTHIATRSGFRVDRVWTDEKSLFSVQLLRST